The Epinephelus lanceolatus isolate andai-2023 chromosome 13, ASM4190304v1, whole genome shotgun sequence genomic interval CAAATGAAATTTTGCTTGAAACAAGTGGAAATTTTCTAGAATAAAGTTACTTTTTAGGTGATGAGtcttattttaaatgtaatcaGATTCGTTTTGACTAGAACTAAGACAAATATTCTTGGTAAGATTTTTGCAGTGCACTCTTATTGTACTTGACATGTACTATTTAATTGATcccattttaaatataaatgaggaatatgttttttattaacaattattttcacctCCAAATTAATCTCTTAATTTTgtaagtgcagtaaaaagtgctactgatgacattttcttttctcagTATAACCTGGAACACCTATCTGTCTGCCTTGTCCTCTGGTGTTGGTGCTGAAATAAAGAGTCAGGAGTCAGTGCCGGGTCTGTTTCTTTAGTGAAGGTTTTGCATAAGCCAACAGCTGATTTGACACAAAGTTCAGTTGTATAGGTTGTGCAATATGAATCACATCATTTCACACATTTTGATAGACAAAATTTCCAAACTTTTCCATAACTTTTCAAGGATTTAGAATTTAAAATTTCCATATAATGTGAGACGGTGACTGAATCAATACTTTAAATTATTAGTACATTAGGCAAATAGGACGCCATTAATATTGGATTTTAGTGTTTTAGGGTCACTGCATCACATTACATGGAAGCAATTGAAACAATACATGAATTTTCCATAAAAAAAACACGTGAAATGACTAAAATCCATCATCaatcattaatttaaaaaacatgcaaaatggtaaaccagtggttcccaaactttTACAATTCATGGCCCACTTGAAAATCTCAAAAATGTTTGCAGCCCACATAATGCATTCTCAGAAGTTTTTATTCTAATAGCGATCGAACATTCAGGACTGAACAGAGTGCAGGGGAAACAAGTAGGAAGCTCCACAGTCACTAACACAGCATCTGAAACATGTTGCAGCATTTTCAGTATTACAGTTTTCAAGGagctgtgtacacacacacacacacacacacacacacaaatcattcAAGAAGTTGTCCCTCATAAAATTGTACTGATTTGCAAATGATTTGACAGCCCACTTGCAACAACTTCGTGGCCCCGCAGTGGGCCCCAGCCCACAGTTTAGGAACCACTGTGGTAAACAAAAGCCAAAGCGCTAGACAGGCTTGTCACTTTGGATGTCCAGAGGGCCTTGGTAGTGGGTCAACAGGCAGCACACTGCCCACAGATGGTTGATGGAGCCTGCCAGGGAGAGGGGAACAACTCCATCCCATATGTGGTACTCTCTGACCCGTCTTATTGCCCTCTCCACCAACACTCTTAGATGGGCAATGGCTTgaattttttgtgtgtctgttgtgcTGAGCTGGGGGGTGGTTTTGAATGGGGGGATGACCAGCGTTGCCCCTACCTCTGCCAGCAGATCTTCAATTAAAAACCCTTTGTCAGCCATGACTCCATCTCCAGGCAACAGCAACTGTGTTAGACCTGATTCTCTGGTGATTTCTTTGTCAGAAATCGAGCCAGTGTACAGCTTGGATATAAATGTTATCATACCGGAAGGAGCGATCCCGATCAAACCTTTAAAGGTGGTGTGGTTCTTGTAGCTGGAGAAGGTCTCAGACTGTAAGATGAGGGAAGATGGCGTCTCACAGCGAAGCTCAGTACAGTCGATTATCACTCTCACATTAGGACAATACTGCCGGAACTTGTCAGGCATGGTGGCCTGTACCTGCTCCCGAGTCATCCACGTAGGCTGTGACCCAAGGACTTGGTATAAGTAGCTTGCCCATGTGAGGATGGTCTGACTGACTGTCGATACACTGACGTTAAATATGGATGCCAGTACCTTTTCCTTCAACCCAGCAGCGATGCGGCAGAAGAACATGAAGCACTCATCAATAAGAGGCAGCTTGCGGTGGGGGCTTGGTGCTCCAAATGCTGTTTTCTGTGCCTCTGACCAGTAGACTAGCCTGGAAgcagatggatggattgatTCCCAGAAAACCATGAACACCGCCTCTGATGGGAATCTGATGTAGAAGTGGAAGTCTTCATCTGAGGCACAAAAGTGGTTAACTTTGggctgctgttgttgtgttgtaAGCTGTTCAAGTTCCAGTTGTAGTTCCTGCACTTTAGCTTCTAGTTCCATGATTGTCTGACCGACATCATCTGATGTACCTaggcacaaaaataaaacaaaatcaggtgCATGATTACCCATCTGCATTATGCAATACACCACATTCTCTTTCAACTTTGATATGAGAAAAGTACTGGTTCCAGGACATTGTGATATTTTAACATGCTAGGTGCAAGTGTaaacaacataattttaaaGCAAAGTTAGCCCACACACCGTTAAGTTTTTATTAGTGTCTATTAAACAAGTTTCCATTTAGATTGTATTTAGTTATGTTATTGAATAACTGGGATGTGCATAAACTTACCAGGTGGAGGGGGAAATGCATAATTATGGTCAGGGAGAGGAGATGCGTCTGCCTCGTTAGCATCCCCGGCGGTCCTAACGTCAACACCCAGTCTCTCACTGGCCCTTTCATACACCGACTGCCGTTGTTCTCTGGGTCCCCAGTCATTCCAGGCAAACTTCAATGGGACAGCCCCCCTTTTAAGACGTCTGAAGCCTTTCGGAGTTAAATAAATGTCATCATTGTTGAAATGCAGACTACAAACATAGGTGCTCCCATGAAGAATCTTGAACGTTGCGCCCTCGTCTCTTCTGATGGCTGTAACCCAGCGAGCTCGCAATTTATCATCCGATGGAAACTCGTGAAAGCTTAAGTATGGATGTTTTTGCTTGTTGTTGGAACAATACGGGACACTGCAGTGACATCTCCAACGCGACTGTGCCATTTTAACCTCTTAGATTTCTCAATTTCTGCCGTTGTAGATCCATGCTCGTCATGTAGATCTCGAAGATGACCCCAGGGACGAACCGGAAGTAAACATCCACGGACTTTGACTACTTCCGCTTTCGTGACGCACAGCGTGAAAAGAGcattaggctcgttcgagatgaactgcgcctcgcctggaaagtagacgagagcaggcggccgcagcgggggcggtgacaaaaagctgcgatgaagtcggacagtttccccaaagagcatggataccaagtggcgaagctccgttgaattttttgccaacagccactaggggcgctgccgccactttggactgttgagcttggactgttgcgcccagacaacggcccaattccaatccggcccctaaagactcaagccctgaaccctcactgacttaactgac includes:
- the LOC144466498 gene encoding uncharacterized protein LOC144466498; this encodes MAQSRWRCHCSVPYCSNNKQKHPYLSFHEFPSDDKLRARWVTAIRRDEGATFKILHGSTYVCSLHFNNDDIYLTPKGFRRLKRGAVPLKFAWNDWGPREQRQSVYERASERLGVDVRTAGDANEADASPLPDHNYAFPPPPGTSDDVGQTIMELEAKVQELQLELEQLTTQQQQPKVNHFCASDEDFHFYIRFPSEAVFMVFWESIHPSASRLVYWSEAQKTAFGAPSPHRKLPLIDECFMFFCRIAAGLKEKVLASIFNVSVSTVSQTILTWASYLYQVLGSQPTWMTREQVQATMPDKFRQYCPNVRVIIDCTELRCETPSSLILQSETFSSYKNHTTFKGLIGIAPSGMITFISKLYTGSISDKEITRESGLTQLLLPGDGVMADKGFLIEDLLAEVGATLVIPPFKTTPQLSTTDTQKIQAIAHLRVLVERAIRRVREYHIWDGVVPLSLAGSINHLWAVCCLLTHYQGPLDIQSDKPV